The region CCCTGAGTTAGGACGGTCAACTCTGCGGCGTCCGACGCGGTCTGGACGACAATGCCGATCCGGCTACGCCAGGCGCGGCCCGCCCGGCTCAGACTCTCGCCCAACACGGATACTTGATGGACAAACCGGCAGCCGGTGGCGAGCGTAGCGGCCTGATCATGATTCAACGGGAGGACACGGCACGCGTCGACGAGTCGCCCAACGGGCACACCGGCCTGATCCCGTCAGGTCAGGCCCAGAGTTGGCCCTCCAGTGCTTCCTCGGCGTCGCTGAGCGTGCCGCCGTACGCCCCGGTCGACAGGTACTTCCAGCCGGCGTCGGCCACCACGAAGGCGACGTCGGCCCGCCGGCCCTCGCGTACCGCCTGATGGGCCACGGCCAGCGCGGCGTGCAGGATCGCCCCGGTGGAGAAGCCGGCGAAGATTCCCTCCACCTCGACCAACTGCCGAGTACGTAGCACCGCGTCCCGGGTCCCGACGGAGAACCGGCGGGTCAGGACCTTCGGGTCGTACAACTCGGGTACGTAGCCCTCGTCGATGTTTCGCAGCCCGTAGACGACCTCGCCGTACCGGGGCTCGGCCGCGACGATCTCGATGCCCTCGACCTTTTCGCGCAGGTAGCGACCGGTGCCCATCAGGGTGCCGGTGGTGCCCAGGCCGGCCACGAAGTGGGTGATCGTGGGCAGGTCGTGCAAGAGTTCCGGGCCGGTCGTCTCGTAGTGGGCCCGGGCGTTGGCCTCGTTCCCGTACTGGAAGAGGGTCACCCAGTCGGGATGCTCGGCGGCGATCTGCTTGGCCGTCACCACCGCCTGGTTGGATCCGCCGGCCGCCGGCGAAAAGATGATCTCCGCGCCGTACATGCGCAGGACCTGCACCCGCTCGGCCGAGACGTTCTCCGGCATCACGCAGACCAGCCGGTAGCCCCGGGTCTTGGCCACCATCGCCAGCGCGATGCCGGTGTTGCCGCTGGTCGGTTCGAGGATCGTGTCCCCCGGCCGGAGCCGCCCGGACTCCTCGGCCTCGCGGACCATGAACAGGGCCGGGCGGTCCTTGATGCTGCCGGTCGGGTTCCGGTCTTCGAGCTTGGCCCAGAGCCGCACCGGCGGTGCCCCGTCGGGCACCGTCGGCGAGAGCCGGGGCAGGCCGACCAGCGGCGTGCCCCCACAGGCGTCGAGCAGACTGTCGTACCGCGCCATGGCGGCCGACCTCAGCGCCCGGAATCCGGGGTACGGACTGCCAGCGCCGCCGCGGTGGTGACGTTGTGCCGGCTGATCGCCGCCGCGGCGGCACGGTGCTGGCTGATCGCCGCAGCGGCGGCGAAGCCGAACGCACCACCGGCGACGGCGGGCAGGATGGTCACGGTGTCGCCGTCGGCCACCTTGGCGTCCAGTGCGCCCAGGAAGCGGACGTCCTCGTCGTTTACGTAGATGTTGACGAACCGGTGCAGGCCACCCTCTTCGGTGACCAGGCGACCCCGCAGGCCGGAGTACTTGCCGTCCAGGTCGGTCAGCAGCTCGGCGAGCGTGTCACCGGCACCCTCGACGACCTTCGCGCCGCCGGTGTAGCTACGCAGGATGGTGGGGATACGAATCTCGATGGCCATGGTCTTACTCCTGATGGAACGACGGTGTCATGGAAGAAAGGGACTACGGAGGTATGGGTGTCGAGCCGCGCTGAGAGATCAGCGGCCGGAACACTCGTAGTCGACCGTCGCCGGGCTCTGCCCGAACATGTAGGACTGCACGGCGTGCTGGTCCACGTTGGCGTCAACGCTGTCGCCGTCGAGGATGTGGACCGGCTCCTCGGTGATCACGCCGTCCACGATGCGGAACGAACGGATCTCCTCGGTGGCGGGATCGCGGGTGGAGACGAGTAGGTAGTGAGCGCCAGGCTCGCCGGCGAAGGCGACGTCGGTCCGCGACGGGTACGCCTCGGTGGCGGTGTGCGAGTGGTAGATGACCACTGGCTCCTCGTCGCGGTCGTCCATCTCCCGCCACACCCGGAGCTGTTCCATCGAGTCGAACTCGTAGAACGTCATCGAGCGCGCCGCGTTGTCCATCGGGATGTGCCGGGTCGGGGTGTCGCTGCCGGCCGGTCCCGCGACGACACCGCACGCCTCGTCGGGATGGTCCCGACGGGCGTGGGCGACGATCGCGTCGACGATCGGCCGGTCGATGCTCAGCACGCCCACCAGCCTACCCGTAGCCTCGCGAGGTTTTCACGTGGCGACCGTCACCCGGGATGGCCGCCGTGTTTCTGGATGAACACCTCGATCCCGTCCAGAACCCGCTGCAGGCCGAACTCGAAGTCCTCCGCGTCCTCGTAACCACCGATCTCGTCGAAGAAGCCGGTCGAGGTCATCTTGTGCAGCGTCGGGTAGCGGTCGGCGTCGACCACCTTGCGCAGTAGCCGCCCGTACCTGACGGGGTCGTACGCCCCGGTGCCCATGGCCCGGTGCAGCTCCCGCGAGAAGTGCGCCTCGCCATGGACGTACCCGGTGAGGAGCTGGACCACCGCGAGCCGGTAGCCGTCCGCCAGGCCGGTCCCGTCGAGCGCCCGCAGGCCACGGTCCATCCAGGTCAAGCCGTTAGGGGTGACCGGTGGGCCGCTGATCGGCACCTCCAACAGCCACGGGTGCCGACGGAAGGTCTGGAGGTGGTCACGGGCCCACCGCTCCAGACCGGCCCGCCAGCCCTCCTCCGCCGTCTCGCCTGCCGATGACGCAGCGGCCTGCGGCATCGCGCCGGCGGTCTCCTGCATGAGCATGAGCAGTTCGTCCTTGCCCTCGACGTAGCGGTAGAGGGACATGGTCGTGAATCCGACCCGTTCGGCGACACGACTCATGGACACCTGCCCGAGCCCTTCCGCGTCTGCCAGCTCGATGGCCGCCTGGACGATCTGTTCCAGGCTCAGCCCAGGTCGGGGCCCTCGACGCGGGCGCTCCCGTCGCCCCCAGAGCAGTTCCAGGCTGCGGGGCAGCTCGTCGCCGGCGTGGTCGTCGTTCGTCATCCGTGTCCCTTGGTCGGCCTTGACCCCATCCTAAAACTGTGTATAGCCTACACGTAAGCGTGTATGACATACACAGTTCGATTTCGAACAGCGCCGAAACGAGTGACAGCATGATCGATGACGCAATAGTCAAGGCCCACGGAATCCACAAGTCATACCGGAACGTCACGGTGCTCGACGGCATCGACCTACGCGTACGGAAAGGCACGGTATTCGCACTGCTCGGCCCGAACGGTGCCGGCAAGACGACCCTGGTGCGAATCCTCTCGACACTCATCAGGCCGGATGGCGGAACGGCGACGATAGCCGGCCACGACGTGCTGCGCGCACCGGAGAAGGTGCGGGCAGCGATCAGCCTCACCGGACAGTACGCCGCCGTCGACGAACTGCTGACCGGCGAGGAGAACCTGTTGATGATGGGTCGACTCTGCCGTCTGAGCCGCTCGGCGACCCGTCGTCGGGCCGGCGAACTGCTCGACCAGTTCGACCTCACCCCGGCCCGGAGCCGGTTGGTCAAGACCTACTCCGGCGGCATGCGGCGACGCCTCGACCTGGCCGTCAGCCTCCTCGGTCGACCTTCGGTGATCTTCCTCGACGAACCGACCACCGGGCTCGACCCACGCAGCCGACAGGCCATGTGGGACCAGGTCAGAGAGCTGGTCGCAGCGGAGGTCACCGTCTTCCTCACCACGCAGTACCTCGAAGAGGCCGACCAGTTGGCCGATCGGATCACCATGATCGACGACGGCCGGGTGATCGCCGAGGGCACCGCCGAGGCGCTGAAGTCGCAACTCGCCAGCGAGCGGGTGGAACTACTCCTCGGCACCGGGGACGACTTCGAGCGGGCCCGCCGGGACCTCGACGGCCAGACGATCGGCGTCGACCGGGAACTACGCACGGTCAGCGTGACGACCGACGGAAGCGCCGAACAGGTGCGACGCCTGCTCGACCGGATGGCAGGACAGAACATCGTCGTCGACCGGATATCGACCCACCGCCCCAGCCTGGACGACGTCTTCCTGGCACTGACCGGCCGCACGGAAAGGGCAGAGAACCGATGACGACCCATTCGGCGTTCTATTGGGCGGCCAGTGATTCACTCACCATGGTCGGCCGCAGTCTCCGGCACACCCGGCGCAACTTCGACTCGCTACTGCTGACCGTCTTGCTACCAACGATCATGCTACTCATGTTCGTCTACGTATTCGGCGGTGCGATCACCACCGGCTTCGACCAGTACGTCAATTACGTCGTACCCGGAATCATCCTGCTCTCCACCGGGTACGGCGCGTCGTCGACCGCCGTCAGTGTGGCCAACGACATGGTCAACGGCATCGTGGACCGGTTCCGGTCACTGCCGATCCTCAGCACCGCCGTCCTCACCGGGCACGTGGTGGCGAGCGTGGCCCGAAACGTCGTGGCCACCGCGCTGGTCGTCGGCCTGGCACTCCTCGTCGGCTTCCGACCGAACGCCGAGCCGGTGGAGTGGATGGCCACGATCGCCCTCCTGCTGTTGTACATCCTGGCGATGTCCTGGCTGGCGGTGGCGCTGGGCCTCCTGGCCGGGAACGTCGAGTCGGCCAGCGGCTTCACCGTCATCATCCTCTTCCTGCCCTACCTGAGCAGCGCCTTCGTGCCGACCGGGACGATGCCCACCGTCCTACGCCAGTTCTCCGAGCACCAGCCGATCACGCCGATGACCGAGACCGTCCGGGGGCTGTTGATGGGTACGCCGATCGGTGCCAGCGCGATGCTGTCGCTCGCCTGGTTCGGCGGAATCCTGGTGCTGGCCTACCTGGCGGCCGGCTACCTCTTCAAGCGCCGGGCCGCCCGCAGCTGATCGAGCTGTTCCCAGCGGCCGACCAAGCCGGTTCAGCCGCTAGTCGAGCAGGGCGTTCAGCAGGGACTCCTGGACGTAGCCGAGATAGGCGTAGACGGAGAGCTGGAAGACCCGGGTCGACCCCGGGTCCTCCAGCACCGCCTCGTCCAGTTCGCTGGTGAGGTCGGTGTCGTCGGTGAGTTCCAGCCGTACCCCCATCGCCAACCGGGCATCGTTGAGCGCCCGCAGCCACGCCTCGGCGGCCTCGGCGTCGAGGCGTACCCGGCCGTCGGTGTCGTCGGGCAGGGCGGCCAGGATCGCGCCCGCCTGGTCGATCTTGCCGGTCTTGAGGTCGCCCTCGGTGTACTGGCGGAACTCGGCGGAGTCGACCGGGTCCTGCGGGTAGATGTCCGGAAAGAGCCGGCCGACCACCGGATCCGAGTGGTCGAAGCCCTCGGTCAGCAGCCCGACCACCTCGGCGGCGACCTTGCGTAAGACCCGTACCTCGTCGGGTGCCAACCGGGCCACGTAGTGGTCGCCGTGGCGACGGAAGGTGCTCACGAGCGATCCACCGTCGCCCAGAGCCCGTAGGCGTGCAACTGGGACGCGTCGTGCTCCATTCGTTCCCGGGCACCGCTGGACACCACCGCGCGCCCCTTGTGGTGAACGTCGAGCATCAGCTTCTCGGCCTTCTCCCGGCTGTATCCGAAGAGCTTCTGGAACACCCAGGTCACGTAGGACATCAGGTTGACCGGATCGTTCCAGACGATCGTCACCCAGGGTTGGTCGGAGACCGGTACCTCTTCGGGGTCCATCGTCTCGACCGGGGCAACCTGTGGAGCCGTCACGTCCCCCATCGTGCCACCGTCCCGACCGCATCGTGGAACCGGAACACCTGGATGGCCGTCGACCACGGTATCGACCGCATCTAGCCGAGCAGGGTCGAGTGCTCGACGGTGTCGGTCAGCACGGTCACCAGAGCCGACCGCAGCGCCTCGA is a window of Micromonospora polyrhachis DNA encoding:
- a CDS encoding ATP-binding cassette domain-containing protein, with protein sequence MIDDAIVKAHGIHKSYRNVTVLDGIDLRVRKGTVFALLGPNGAGKTTLVRILSTLIRPDGGTATIAGHDVLRAPEKVRAAISLTGQYAAVDELLTGEENLLMMGRLCRLSRSATRRRAGELLDQFDLTPARSRLVKTYSGGMRRRLDLAVSLLGRPSVIFLDEPTTGLDPRSRQAMWDQVRELVAAEVTVFLTTQYLEEADQLADRITMIDDGRVIAEGTAEALKSQLASERVELLLGTGDDFERARRDLDGQTIGVDRELRTVSVTTDGSAEQVRRLLDRMAGQNIVVDRISTHRPSLDDVFLALTGRTERAENR
- a CDS encoding DUF2017 domain-containing protein, whose translation is MGDGGSLVSTFRRHGDHYVARLAPDEVRVLRKVAAEVVGLLTEGFDHSDPVVGRLFPDIYPQDPVDSAEFRQYTEGDLKTGKIDQAGAILAALPDDTDGRVRLDAEAAEAWLRALNDARLAMGVRLELTDDTDLTSELDEAVLEDPGSTRVFQLSVYAYLGYVQESLLNALLD
- the clpS gene encoding ATP-dependent Clp protease adapter ClpS produces the protein MTAPQVAPVETMDPEEVPVSDQPWVTIVWNDPVNLMSYVTWVFQKLFGYSREKAEKLMLDVHHKGRAVVSSGARERMEHDASQLHAYGLWATVDRS
- a CDS encoding PLP-dependent cysteine synthase family protein is translated as MARYDSLLDACGGTPLVGLPRLSPTVPDGAPPVRLWAKLEDRNPTGSIKDRPALFMVREAEESGRLRPGDTILEPTSGNTGIALAMVAKTRGYRLVCVMPENVSAERVQVLRMYGAEIIFSPAAGGSNQAVVTAKQIAAEHPDWVTLFQYGNEANARAHYETTGPELLHDLPTITHFVAGLGTTGTLMGTGRYLREKVEGIEIVAAEPRYGEVVYGLRNIDEGYVPELYDPKVLTRRFSVGTRDAVLRTRQLVEVEGIFAGFSTGAILHAALAVAHQAVREGRRADVAFVVADAGWKYLSTGAYGGTLSDAEEALEGQLWA
- a CDS encoding MoaD/ThiS family protein yields the protein MAIEIRIPTILRSYTGGAKVVEGAGDTLAELLTDLDGKYSGLRGRLVTEEGGLHRFVNIYVNDEDVRFLGALDAKVADGDTVTILPAVAGGAFGFAAAAAISQHRAAAAAISRHNVTTAAALAVRTPDSGR
- a CDS encoding Mov34/MPN/PAD-1 family protein; the encoded protein is MLSIDRPIVDAIVAHARRDHPDEACGVVAGPAGSDTPTRHIPMDNAARSMTFYEFDSMEQLRVWREMDDRDEEPVVIYHSHTATEAYPSRTDVAFAGEPGAHYLLVSTRDPATEEIRSFRIVDGVITEEPVHILDGDSVDANVDQHAVQSYMFGQSPATVDYECSGR
- a CDS encoding TetR/AcrR family transcriptional regulator yields the protein MTNDDHAGDELPRSLELLWGRRERPRRGPRPGLSLEQIVQAAIELADAEGLGQVSMSRVAERVGFTTMSLYRYVEGKDELLMLMQETAGAMPQAAASSAGETAEEGWRAGLERWARDHLQTFRRHPWLLEVPISGPPVTPNGLTWMDRGLRALDGTGLADGYRLAVVQLLTGYVHGEAHFSRELHRAMGTGAYDPVRYGRLLRKVVDADRYPTLHKMTSTGFFDEIGGYEDAEDFEFGLQRVLDGIEVFIQKHGGHPG
- a CDS encoding ABC transporter permease, with product MTTHSAFYWAASDSLTMVGRSLRHTRRNFDSLLLTVLLPTIMLLMFVYVFGGAITTGFDQYVNYVVPGIILLSTGYGASSTAVSVANDMVNGIVDRFRSLPILSTAVLTGHVVASVARNVVATALVVGLALLVGFRPNAEPVEWMATIALLLLYILAMSWLAVALGLLAGNVESASGFTVIILFLPYLSSAFVPTGTMPTVLRQFSEHQPITPMTETVRGLLMGTPIGASAMLSLAWFGGILVLAYLAAGYLFKRRAARS